The proteins below come from a single Serratia ficaria genomic window:
- the sbcD gene encoding exonuclease subunit SbcD has product MRLIHTSDWHLGQYFFTKSRAAEHQAFLRWLIERIEQQQVDALIVAGDLFDTGSPPSYARELYNRFVVELRRTGCQLVVLGGNHDSVATLNESRELLSCLNATVIANAQSDIERQILVLNQRDGQPGAVLCAIPFLRPRDLLTSRAGESGAQKQLALQEAIAEHYQALYRAACDRRDQLGLPLPIVATGHLTTVGVTASDSVRDIYIGTLDAFPAQAFPPADYIALGHIHRAQNVAKSEHIRYSGSPIPLSFDELGKAKSVFMVDFAAGALQQVTPLEIPSFQPMRLIKGDLPQIEQQLRQFADYQGELPVWLDIEVATQDYLSDIQRRIQLLADELPVEVVLLRRSKEQRRQAIEQQDKETLNELSVSEVFERRLAQEPEMAEARQQRMRQMFHQVVDEVRHPQREADQ; this is encoded by the coding sequence ATGCGCCTGATCCACACCTCTGACTGGCATCTTGGCCAGTACTTTTTCACCAAGAGCCGCGCCGCCGAGCATCAGGCTTTCTTGCGCTGGCTGATCGAACGGATCGAACAACAGCAGGTGGATGCGCTGATCGTCGCCGGCGACCTGTTCGATACCGGCTCCCCGCCCAGCTACGCCCGCGAGCTGTATAACCGCTTTGTGGTGGAGCTGCGGCGCACCGGCTGCCAGCTGGTGGTGCTGGGCGGCAACCACGACTCGGTGGCGACGCTGAACGAATCGCGCGAGCTGCTTTCCTGCCTGAACGCGACGGTGATCGCCAACGCGCAGAGCGACATCGAACGGCAAATTCTGGTGCTGAACCAACGCGACGGCCAGCCGGGCGCGGTGTTGTGCGCCATCCCGTTCCTGCGGCCGCGCGACCTGCTCACCAGCCGCGCCGGCGAATCCGGCGCGCAGAAGCAGCTGGCGCTGCAGGAAGCGATCGCCGAACATTATCAGGCGCTGTATCGGGCGGCCTGCGACCGCCGCGACCAACTGGGATTGCCGCTGCCGATCGTCGCCACCGGCCACCTGACCACCGTCGGCGTCACCGCCTCCGACTCGGTGCGCGATATCTACATCGGCACGCTGGACGCCTTCCCGGCGCAGGCGTTTCCCCCCGCCGACTACATTGCGCTGGGCCATATTCATCGCGCGCAAAACGTCGCCAAGTCGGAGCATATTCGCTACAGCGGCTCGCCTATCCCGCTCAGCTTCGATGAACTGGGCAAGGCCAAAAGCGTGTTCATGGTCGACTTCGCCGCCGGCGCCCTGCAGCAGGTGACGCCGCTGGAGATCCCCAGCTTCCAGCCTATGCGGCTGATCAAGGGCGATTTGCCGCAGATAGAGCAACAACTGCGGCAGTTCGCCGATTATCAAGGCGAATTGCCGGTATGGCTGGATATCGAGGTGGCGACCCAGGACTACCTCAGCGACATTCAGCGCCGCATCCAGCTGCTGGCGGATGAGCTGCCGGTGGAGGTGGTGCTGCTGCGGCGCAGCAAGGAGCAGCGCCGCCAGGCGATCGAACAGCAGGATAAGGAAACGCTCAACGAGCTGAGCGTCAGCGAAGTGTTTGAACGGCGGCTGGCGCAGGAGCCGGAGATGGCCGAAGCGCGTCAGCAGCGGATGCGCCAGATGTTCCATCAGGTGGTCGATGAGGTGCGGCATCCTCAACGGGAGGCGGACCAATGA
- the phoB gene encoding phosphate response regulator transcription factor PhoB, translating to MARRILVVEDEAPIREMVCFVLEQNGYQPLEAEDYDSAVTRLSEPFPDLVLLDWMLPGGSGIQFIKHMKREALTRDIPVMMLTARGEEEDRVRGLEVGADDYITKPFSPKELVARIKAVMRRISPMAVEEVIEMQGLSLDPSSHRVMANDQALDMGPTEFKLLHFFMTHPERVYSREQLLNHVWGTNVYVEDRTVDVHIRRLRKALETSGHDKMVQTVRGTGYRFSTRY from the coding sequence ATGGCAAGACGCATACTGGTGGTGGAAGACGAAGCGCCGATCCGTGAGATGGTGTGCTTTGTGTTGGAACAGAATGGTTACCAACCGTTGGAAGCCGAGGATTATGACAGCGCCGTGACGCGCCTGTCTGAGCCGTTCCCTGATTTGGTGTTGCTCGACTGGATGTTGCCCGGAGGTTCCGGCATTCAGTTTATCAAACATATGAAGCGCGAAGCGCTGACCCGCGACATTCCGGTGATGATGCTGACCGCGCGCGGCGAAGAAGAAGATCGGGTGCGCGGCCTGGAAGTGGGGGCGGACGATTACATCACCAAACCTTTCTCGCCCAAGGAGCTGGTGGCGCGCATCAAGGCGGTAATGCGCCGCATCTCCCCGATGGCGGTGGAAGAAGTGATTGAAATGCAAGGGCTGAGCCTGGACCCTTCCTCACACCGCGTGATGGCCAACGATCAGGCGCTGGATATGGGGCCGACCGAGTTCAAACTGCTGCACTTCTTTATGACCCATCCGGAGCGTGTTTATAGCCGCGAACAGTTGCTTAATCACGTCTGGGGCACTAACGTTTATGTGGAAGACCGTACCGTTGACGTGCATATCCGTCGGCTCCGCAAGGCGTTAGAGACCAGTGGTCATGATAAAATGGTTCAAACCGTTCGGGGCACCGGCTACCGGTTCTCAACGCGCTACTGA